One Mycobacterium kubicae genomic window carries:
- a CDS encoding acyl-CoA dehydrogenase family protein: MHLEYTPEQERLRAEMRATLAQVMTPERTAAIGDQIEGGPAVRECVRALAAANLLGVGWPKEFGGRGFSAIEQFIFAEEARRANAPVPLVTLNTVGPTLMQCGSEEQKQQFLPAILDGSVEFAIGYSEPGAGSDLASLRTTAVRDGDGYLINGQKMFTSGAAYADYIWLAARTDPNAKKHKGISIFIVPTTSPGFSWQPLHTMPGISTFYTFYDNVRVPASALVGEENQGWQLITTQLNFERAALGNLGALEPLFEKTVQWAATTERDGGRVIDQPWVQLALARVEAQVAAYKLINLRVNAAMTKGVLNMGEASAAKVFGTELTQQVARELLEVLDGNGIRRGADAPLRGALETAYRQAVINTFGGGANEIQRDIIAMAGLLMPRAPRDLLATATEQGGQPK; this comes from the coding sequence ATGCACCTGGAATACACCCCCGAGCAGGAACGGCTGCGCGCCGAAATGCGCGCCACCCTCGCACAAGTCATGACGCCGGAACGCACGGCGGCGATCGGCGACCAGATCGAAGGCGGACCGGCGGTGCGTGAGTGCGTGCGCGCCTTGGCCGCGGCCAATCTGCTTGGCGTCGGCTGGCCCAAAGAGTTCGGCGGACGCGGGTTTTCCGCGATCGAGCAATTCATCTTCGCCGAAGAAGCGCGCCGGGCCAACGCGCCGGTACCACTGGTGACCCTCAACACCGTCGGGCCCACCCTGATGCAGTGCGGCAGCGAGGAGCAAAAGCAGCAATTCCTGCCCGCGATCTTGGACGGCAGCGTCGAATTCGCGATCGGGTATTCCGAGCCCGGCGCGGGCAGCGACTTGGCGTCCCTGCGCACCACTGCGGTCCGCGACGGCGACGGCTATCTGATCAACGGCCAGAAGATGTTCACCAGCGGCGCCGCTTACGCCGACTACATCTGGCTGGCCGCGCGTACCGACCCCAACGCCAAAAAGCACAAGGGCATTTCCATCTTCATCGTGCCCACCACCTCGCCGGGGTTCTCCTGGCAGCCGCTGCACACCATGCCGGGCATTTCCACCTTCTACACCTTCTACGACAACGTGCGGGTCCCGGCCAGCGCGCTGGTCGGTGAAGAGAACCAAGGCTGGCAACTGATCACCACCCAGCTCAACTTCGAACGCGCGGCCCTGGGGAATCTCGGCGCGCTCGAGCCGCTGTTCGAGAAGACAGTGCAGTGGGCGGCGACCACCGAACGCGACGGCGGCCGCGTCATCGACCAGCCCTGGGTGCAACTGGCGCTGGCCCGCGTCGAGGCGCAGGTGGCCGCGTACAAGCTGATCAATCTGCGGGTGAACGCGGCGATGACCAAAGGCGTGCTGAACATGGGCGAAGCGTCGGCGGCCAAGGTCTTCGGCACCGAGTTGACCCAGCAAGTGGCGCGCGAGCTGCTGGAAGTCCTGGACGGCAACGGGATTCGCCGCGGCGCCGACGCTCCCCTGCGCGGCGCGCTGGAAACGGCCTATCGACAAGCGGTGATCAACACCTTCGGTGGCGGCGCCAACGAGATACAGCGCGACATCATCGCCATGGCCGGTCTGCTCATGCCCAGGGCGCCGCGCGACCTGCTTGCCACGGCGACAGAACAAGGAGGACAACCCAAGTGA
- a CDS encoding FAS1-like dehydratase domain-containing protein, whose translation MTDSEVHAKVQALVGQPTGGTGKPSVAPDPVNQPMIRHWAHALDDMNPVYLDPDFAATSRFGGIVSPPVMLQTWTMPAPRLEGIGERGGAPIEIKSNPTAFLDDAGYTSTVATNSEFEIERYPRLGDVISATTVYESVSEEKTTALGTGFFLTWLTTYVDQHGEVLGRQRFRVLRFRPGN comes from the coding sequence GTGACCGACTCAGAGGTCCACGCCAAAGTGCAAGCGCTCGTCGGACAACCTACCGGCGGCACCGGAAAGCCCTCGGTGGCACCCGATCCGGTCAATCAACCGATGATCCGGCACTGGGCGCACGCGCTGGACGACATGAATCCGGTCTACCTCGACCCCGACTTCGCGGCCACCTCACGGTTCGGCGGCATCGTGTCACCGCCGGTGATGTTGCAGACCTGGACGATGCCCGCGCCCAGGCTGGAAGGCATCGGGGAACGCGGCGGCGCGCCGATCGAGATCAAATCCAATCCCACGGCGTTCCTCGACGATGCCGGTTACACCAGCACGGTGGCCACCAACTCCGAGTTCGAGATCGAGCGCTATCCCCGGCTGGGCGATGTCATCAGCGCGACCACGGTCTACGAATCGGTGTCGGAGGAGAAGACGACGGCGCTGGGGACGGGCTTCTTCCTGACCTGGCTGACCACCTACGTCGATCAGCACGGAGAAGTGTTGGGACGGCAACGGTTCCGCGTGCTGCGATTCAGGCCGGGCAACTGA